From a single Flavobacterium sp. genomic region:
- a CDS encoding GNAT family N-acetyltransferase, whose protein sequence is MKKYCIQKYCSDNYHLWNEFVAHAKNATFLFHRDFMEYHSDRFQDFSLLIFDEKNTLKAILPANRVEDVLHSHQGLTYGGLILNQNSKMQDVVEMMYSLLKFLNENAILSFNLKQLPNIYHESPSDEMEYLSFILNAKLCRRDSLSVINLETDFEFTSSRAEGIKRGTDLKLEWKEEQDFTSFWNKILIPNLDQKFKTKPVHSLKEITFLKSKFPNNIRQFNVYNQGKIIAGTTVFESDFVAHSQYISADDSKNTTGSLDFLHNRLITYTFRNKKYFDFGISNENQGQNINQGLLFWKEGFGARTIVQNFYEIETKNYPLLENVLI, encoded by the coding sequence TTGAAAAAATATTGCATCCAAAAATATTGTTCAGATAATTATCATTTGTGGAATGAATTTGTAGCTCATGCAAAAAATGCTACCTTTTTGTTTCATAGAGATTTTATGGAATATCATAGCGATAGATTTCAAGATTTTTCGCTTCTAATTTTCGATGAAAAGAATACACTTAAAGCTATTTTACCTGCTAATAGAGTAGAAGATGTTTTGCATTCACATCAAGGATTGACTTACGGAGGATTGATTTTAAATCAAAACTCAAAAATGCAAGATGTAGTTGAAATGATGTATTCTTTATTGAAGTTTTTGAATGAAAATGCAATTTTATCTTTTAATTTAAAGCAATTACCAAATATTTATCACGAATCACCTTCTGATGAAATGGAATATTTGAGTTTTATATTAAACGCCAAATTATGTAGAAGAGATAGTTTGTCTGTTATTAATTTAGAAACTGATTTCGAATTTACAAGTAGTAGAGCAGAAGGAATAAAAAGAGGAACTGACTTAAAATTAGAATGGAAAGAAGAGCAAGATTTTACTTCTTTTTGGAATAAAATATTGATTCCTAATTTAGATCAAAAATTCAAGACAAAACCTGTTCATTCATTAAAAGAAATAACATTTTTAAAATCTAAATTTCCAAATAATATCAGACAATTTAATGTTTATAATCAAGGAAAAATTATTGCAGGAACTACCGTTTTTGAAAGTGATTTTGTGGCACATTCACAATATATTTCGGCAGATGATTCAAAAAACACCACAGGTAGTTTAGATTTTTTACACAACAGATTAATAACTTATACGTTTCGTAATAAAAAGTATTTTGATTTTGGAATTTCCAATGAGAATCAAGGACAAAATATCAATCAAGGATTGTTGTTTTGGAAAGAAGGTTTTGGAGCAAGAACAATAGTTCAAAATTTCTATGAAATTGAAACTAAAAATTATCCACTTTTAGAAAACGTTTTAATATGA
- a CDS encoding DegT/DnrJ/EryC1/StrS family aminotransferase: MIHFLSLKKINQSFEIAFQDKMKQFLEGGLYILGNEVKQFEANFATYCGTKHCIGVGNGLDALVLIFKAYIHLGKLQKGDEVIVPANTYIASIIAILQADLVPVLVEPKLDSYTINPDEIEDKITSKTKAILPVHLYGQLCEMKAINEIAKKHNLLVIEDAAQAHGAEWNGIKAGNFGDAAGFSFYPGKNLGALGDAGAITTNDDELAEVLFSLRNYGSKVKYENEILGVNSRLDELQAAFLNIKLKQLDSENDFRRNLAKRYLSEIKNDKLILPTYDFFKNHVFHLFVIRTSNRLGLQHFLKDNGIETMIHYPIPPHKQKALSDWNNLSFQITEKIHDEVLSIPLNSSVSKTEVDYIIFKLNSYNE; the protein is encoded by the coding sequence ATGATACATTTCCTTAGTTTAAAAAAAATAAACCAATCTTTTGAAATTGCTTTTCAAGACAAAATGAAGCAATTTTTAGAAGGTGGCTTGTACATTTTAGGAAATGAAGTAAAACAGTTCGAAGCTAATTTTGCAACTTATTGTGGAACCAAGCACTGCATAGGTGTAGGGAATGGTTTAGATGCTTTAGTGCTGATTTTTAAAGCGTACATTCATTTAGGAAAACTGCAAAAAGGCGATGAAGTTATTGTACCAGCAAATACTTATATTGCAAGTATTATAGCTATTTTACAAGCTGATTTAGTTCCTGTTTTGGTTGAGCCAAAATTAGATTCATATACTATTAATCCTGATGAAATTGAAGATAAAATAACTTCTAAAACTAAAGCTATTTTACCAGTTCATCTTTACGGGCAATTATGCGAAATGAAAGCTATTAATGAAATTGCTAAAAAGCATAATTTATTGGTTATTGAAGACGCAGCTCAAGCTCATGGTGCAGAATGGAATGGAATTAAAGCTGGAAATTTTGGAGATGCAGCTGGATTTAGTTTTTATCCAGGTAAAAATTTAGGTGCTTTAGGCGATGCGGGTGCCATTACAACAAACGATGATGAATTAGCTGAAGTTTTATTTTCTTTAAGAAATTATGGTTCTAAAGTAAAATATGAAAATGAAATTTTAGGAGTAAATTCAAGATTAGATGAATTACAAGCGGCTTTCTTAAATATCAAATTAAAACAGCTGGATTCGGAAAATGATTTTAGAAGAAATTTAGCAAAACGGTATCTTTCAGAAATTAAAAATGATAAGTTGATTTTACCAACCTACGATTTTTTTAAAAATCATGTATTTCATTTATTTGTCATTCGAACTTCCAATCGATTAGGATTACAACATTTTTTAAAAGATAACGGAATTGAGACCATGATTCATTATCCAATTCCACCACACAAACAAAAAGCTTTATCAGATTGGAACAATTTATCGTTTCAAATCACTGAAAAAATCCATGATGAAGTTTTGAGTATTCCGCTGAATTCGAGTGTAAGTAAAACTGAAGTTGATTATATAATTTTTAAACTCAATTCATATAATGAATAA